A genomic window from Cytobacillus suaedae includes:
- the ligD gene encoding DNA ligase D → MLRSNKVIGKGIDQKLNLSNQTKKQSGRFFIIGFDKKKETFDVAVLSKKDIKKLGAFSDGLSEEEKTILLQVISNNSQSETSSYLHVEPGICIELEYTGFENGHIASPVFKQFLFDIKWKDCTWENLLSTINGITISHPDKPLWKDNDVTKIDYIQYLNEISPYMLPFLQNRLLTVIRYPHGMFGEKFYQKNCPDYAPEFIQTRMHENINYIVCNNDETLIWLGNQLAFEFHIPFQTIHSTGPSEIVFDLDPPSREYFPLAVKAAQILKEVFDGLKLITYIKTSGNKGLQIYIPLPENQFNYDQTRRFTEFIANFLVTKEPSLFTIERLKKNRHNKLYVDYLQHAEGKTIVAPYSVRGNDGGYVATPLFWDEVTEQLSIEDFPLNRIIPRIQERGCPLSTYFEAKEKQQFQPVLDFLSST, encoded by the coding sequence ATACTAAGAAGCAACAAAGTAATAGGCAAAGGGATTGATCAGAAATTGAATTTAAGTAATCAAACCAAAAAACAATCCGGACGTTTTTTCATTATCGGTTTTGATAAAAAAAAGGAAACTTTTGATGTTGCAGTCTTGTCTAAAAAGGACATTAAAAAGCTAGGGGCATTTTCAGATGGCCTCTCTGAAGAAGAAAAAACAATTCTCTTACAGGTTATCTCAAACAATTCACAATCTGAGACAAGTTCATATCTTCATGTTGAACCTGGAATCTGTATAGAGCTTGAATATACAGGGTTTGAAAATGGTCACATTGCATCTCCCGTTTTCAAACAATTTCTCTTTGATATTAAGTGGAAGGATTGTACTTGGGAAAATCTCTTATCAACAATTAACGGGATAACCATTAGTCATCCCGATAAACCACTTTGGAAAGACAATGATGTTACGAAAATCGATTATATTCAATACTTAAATGAAATCTCACCTTACATGCTTCCTTTTTTACAAAATAGATTGTTAACCGTCATTCGCTATCCTCATGGGATGTTTGGAGAAAAGTTTTATCAAAAAAACTGTCCGGATTATGCGCCTGAGTTTATTCAAACTAGGATGCATGAAAACATTAATTATATTGTTTGCAACAATGATGAAACATTAATCTGGCTTGGAAATCAGCTTGCTTTTGAATTTCACATTCCATTTCAAACAATCCATTCGACTGGACCATCGGAAATTGTCTTTGATCTTGACCCACCATCTAGAGAGTATTTTCCTCTCGCCGTTAAGGCTGCTCAAATTTTAAAAGAGGTTTTTGATGGATTAAAGCTAATTACATATATCAAAACATCTGGTAACAAAGGCTTACAGATTTATATTCCTCTACCAGAAAATCAATTTAACTATGACCAAACGAGGCGTTTTACAGAATTTATTGCTAACTTTTTAGTAACAAAGGAGCCCTCGTTATTTACAATTGAGCGTTTAAAAAAGAATCGACATAATAAGTTATACGTTGACTACCTTCAGCATGCAGAAGGCAAAACCATTGTTGCACCCTATTCAGTTAGAGGGAATGATGGAGGATATGTTGCTACTCCTCTGTTTTGGGATGAGGTTACTGAACAGCTTTCGATTGAAGACTTTCCGCTAAATCGTATCATTCCAAGGATTCAAGAAAGGGGCTGTCCTCTTTCAACCTACTTTGAGGCAAAGGAGAAACAACAATTTCAGCCAGTTCTTGATTTTCTCAGTTCAACATAA
- a CDS encoding Ku protein: MHTMWKGSISFGLVNIPIKLYSATEDKDIKLRNLHKECSTPIQYEKTCPNCDKEVGNEDIIKGYEYVKGKFVILNDDELKELKDEHEEKSVEIIDFVDLHEIDPIYFNRSYFMGPGENGSKAYALLREALQKSGKIGIAEIAIRSKQHMAIVRVYENSLVMETIHYPDEVRNVGEVPGVPENVEINEKELDTAIMLIDQLTTTFEPEKYKDEYRTALMELIQSKIENNEGTTSKEGPRTNVVDLMSALQASIEKTKGKPAPAAAPKPAAMTGTTTETPTATAPAKGAKTRTTRKKLGS, translated from the coding sequence ATGCATACAATGTGGAAGGGTTCGATTAGCTTCGGCCTTGTGAACATACCTATTAAACTGTACTCAGCTACAGAGGATAAAGACATTAAATTACGTAATTTACACAAAGAATGCTCCACACCTATTCAATATGAAAAAACGTGCCCAAATTGTGATAAAGAAGTAGGCAATGAGGATATTATTAAAGGATATGAGTACGTAAAAGGTAAGTTTGTTATTTTAAATGACGATGAGCTGAAGGAACTTAAAGATGAGCATGAAGAAAAGTCAGTAGAGATTATTGATTTTGTTGATTTACATGAAATTGATCCTATCTACTTTAATCGTTCGTACTTCATGGGTCCTGGTGAAAATGGAAGCAAAGCCTATGCCCTTTTACGAGAAGCCTTGCAGAAATCTGGAAAAATTGGTATTGCTGAAATTGCTATTCGTTCAAAACAACATATGGCAATCGTTCGTGTTTATGAAAACAGTCTGGTAATGGAAACCATTCACTACCCTGATGAAGTTAGAAATGTTGGAGAAGTCCCCGGGGTTCCTGAAAATGTGGAAATCAATGAAAAGGAACTTGATACAGCGATTATGCTAATTGATCAATTAACAACTACGTTTGAACCTGAAAAATATAAAGATGAATACCGCACTGCCTTAATGGAGCTTATTCAATCTAAAATCGAAAACAACGAGGGGACTACGTCTAAAGAAGGACCGCGAACTAATGTTGTTGACCTTATGAGCGCTCTACAGGCTAGTATTGAAAAGACAAAAGGTAAACCAGCTCCGGCAGCAGCTCCTAAACCTGCAGCCATGACTGGGACAACAACTGAGACCCCTACTGCTACTGCTCCTGCAAAAGGAGCAAAAACGCGAACGACTCGAAAAAAATTAGGATCATAA
- a CDS encoding DedA family protein, translating to MEHLLIEFIEFLKGLSYLGIVIALTFEFVPAELVLPLAGYWVYQGDMNLWLVVIAGTVGGTFGPLTLYALGRYGGRPFILKYGKYFFIKEKQLAKADEFFAKHGGKVAFTGRFIPGVRTLISIPCGMAKMNVWIFSIYTFVAMFPITFLYVYLGLQLGPKWKEVGSLANEYLVPAGVGILTVLVVYILIKRNRKKPILNEATRKK from the coding sequence ATGGAGCATCTTTTAATTGAGTTTATTGAATTTTTAAAGGGATTGTCTTATTTAGGAATTGTCATTGCATTAACGTTTGAATTTGTTCCTGCTGAGCTTGTACTTCCACTTGCTGGATATTGGGTGTATCAAGGGGATATGAACCTTTGGTTAGTTGTTATTGCTGGAACAGTCGGGGGAACCTTTGGACCTTTAACGCTCTATGCGCTAGGTAGATATGGTGGACGTCCGTTTATATTAAAATATGGTAAATATTTCTTTATTAAAGAAAAACAGCTGGCAAAAGCAGATGAGTTTTTCGCAAAGCATGGAGGGAAAGTTGCGTTTACGGGGAGGTTTATACCTGGTGTACGTACACTCATTTCTATACCGTGTGGTATGGCTAAGATGAATGTTTGGATTTTTAGTATATATACATTTGTTGCAATGTTTCCAATTACTTTTTTATATGTATACCTTGGCCTTCAACTGGGCCCAAAATGGAAAGAGGTTGGATCTCTAGCAAATGAATATCTAGTTCCAGCTGGAGTTGGAATACTTACAGTCCTAGTCGTATATATTTTAATAAAAAGAAACCGTAAGAAGCCTATTTTGAATGAAGCTACAAGGAAGAAATAG
- a CDS encoding TerC family protein gives MELSILLEYGWVLLVLIALEGILAADNALVMAIMVKHLPEDQRKKALFYGLAGAFVFRFGSLFAISFLVNVWQVQAIGAIYLLFIAINHLVKKFLKNRMAKAEQENEKQGKQSGFWMTVLKVELADIAFAVDSILAAVALAVTLPLTNLPKIGGLDGGQFAVIFAGGLIGLIIMRFAATYFVKLLHRRPGLETAAFLIVGWVGVKLSVYTLSHPELAILSESFPKSPAWKITFWVVLVSIAVSGWFLSKDKEAEEKQEVQLDKAGNA, from the coding sequence ATGGAGTTATCAATATTATTGGAGTATGGTTGGGTTTTATTAGTCTTAATCGCACTAGAAGGTATTTTAGCTGCGGACAATGCACTAGTAATGGCTATCATGGTAAAACATCTGCCTGAAGACCAGCGAAAAAAGGCACTATTTTATGGTTTAGCAGGGGCGTTCGTGTTCCGTTTCGGATCACTATTTGCAATCTCATTCTTAGTCAATGTATGGCAAGTTCAAGCTATTGGTGCTATATACTTACTATTCATAGCGATTAATCATCTCGTGAAAAAGTTCTTGAAGAATAGAATGGCAAAAGCAGAACAAGAAAACGAAAAGCAAGGCAAACAATCTGGCTTTTGGATGACTGTGTTAAAGGTCGAGTTAGCTGATATTGCTTTTGCAGTTGATTCAATTTTAGCTGCAGTTGCGTTAGCGGTAACGTTACCACTAACAAACCTTCCTAAGATTGGTGGACTTGATGGTGGACAATTTGCTGTTATTTTTGCAGGTGGACTTATAGGATTAATTATTATGCGTTTTGCAGCAACGTATTTTGTTAAATTACTTCACCGTAGACCAGGTCTTGAAACAGCAGCATTTTTAATTGTAGGTTGGGTAGGGGTTAAATTATCTGTATATACACTATCTCACCCAGAACTAGCAATACTTTCTGAAAGTTTCCCTAAGTCACCAGCATGGAAAATTACCTTCTGGGTAGTCTTAGTTTCAATTGCTGTATCGGGTTGGTTTTTATCTAAGGATAAAGAGGCAGAAGAAAAACAAGAAGTACAACTTGATAAAGCTGGCAATGCATAG
- the sigI gene encoding RNA polymerase sigma factor SigI: MLSLLFNIGKKRNSLEDEVLLIQEGNSRLQNKLIKKYKPFIAKTVSSVCKRYIDETDDEFSIGLIAFNEAIEKYSVDKGSSLLSFAELLIKRRVIDYIRKEARVKTVTLVAANDNGEENVQSKIESDLSIDDYEKKVQQEHRREEIIHFQKVLVEFGLTFSELVENSPKHVDARQNAMLVAKTLVEEEGLIQILFDKKQLPIKQLEAKVDVSRKTIERNRKYIIAMAIIMAGDYLYLKDYIKGVLEA; the protein is encoded by the coding sequence ATGCTTAGTTTACTTTTTAATATTGGTAAGAAAAGAAACTCATTAGAAGATGAAGTTCTTCTTATCCAAGAAGGAAATTCCCGATTACAAAACAAACTTATTAAAAAATACAAACCATTTATTGCGAAGACTGTATCGTCTGTTTGCAAAAGATATATAGATGAAACAGATGATGAATTTAGCATTGGTCTCATCGCATTTAATGAAGCTATCGAAAAGTACTCTGTAGATAAGGGAAGTTCATTATTATCATTTGCTGAATTACTAATTAAGCGTAGAGTTATTGATTATATACGAAAAGAAGCTCGAGTAAAGACAGTTACACTCGTTGCAGCTAATGATAATGGTGAAGAGAATGTTCAATCAAAAATAGAATCTGATCTTTCTATTGATGACTATGAAAAAAAGGTACAACAGGAACACAGAAGAGAAGAAATCATCCATTTTCAAAAGGTGCTAGTTGAATTCGGATTAACGTTTTCGGAGCTGGTAGAAAATTCACCGAAACATGTGGATGCTAGGCAAAATGCGATGCTTGTTGCGAAAACATTGGTAGAAGAAGAAGGTCTTATTCAGATATTATTTGATAAAAAACAGTTACCAATTAAGCAATTAGAGGCAAAAGTGGATGTTAGTAGAAAGACAATAGAGAGAAATCGTAAATATATAATTGCAATGGCCATAATTATGGCGGGGGATTACTTGTATTTAAAAGATTATATAAAGGGGGTGCTCGAGGCATGA
- a CDS encoding anti-sigma factor domain-containing protein, with protein sequence MRKGVIMEINNDLLTMLTPEGEFLKARKQDTHYEIGEEIDFFPVTVTAVETPKKKWFQLNKLRVALMSSAAAILFFITVIPQMMANPVYAYMTIDINPSFEIGLNNELKVVSLDALNNDGENILQEYPNWKNQHIDEVTEKIISKSREQGFLIDGQEVLITTILNEEKISEVSEKLAKEIQVISTTYKQKQIEITAVESDIETREKAQKQGVSTGRLLQLENKLPVKEKVEAPEDNTGEKPADDDDKKEIVKEEDKEADEKEAEKAISDAEKKLEKEIEKAVKEAEKAIEKDKKKDEILDKVKSNIENSNMPDHIKERLKNKLEEKRSKQKGKDKNDDNDDEDDDDRDRDEDDDKPGKGKGRDKDED encoded by the coding sequence ATGAGAAAAGGTGTAATAATGGAGATAAACAATGACTTATTAACAATGCTAACACCAGAAGGCGAATTTCTTAAAGCGAGAAAACAAGATACTCACTATGAAATCGGAGAAGAAATTGATTTTTTTCCGGTCACAGTTACAGCTGTGGAAACACCTAAAAAGAAATGGTTCCAACTAAATAAACTTAGAGTTGCTCTAATGAGTTCTGCGGCAGCCATTTTATTTTTCATCACAGTAATACCACAAATGATGGCAAATCCAGTGTATGCCTATATGACAATTGATATCAATCCAAGTTTTGAAATTGGTTTAAATAATGAGTTAAAAGTAGTTAGCCTTGATGCACTAAATAATGATGGGGAAAATATACTTCAGGAATATCCTAACTGGAAGAATCAACATATTGACGAAGTTACTGAAAAGATTATTAGTAAGAGTCGTGAACAGGGGTTCCTTATCGATGGGCAAGAAGTTTTAATTACAACTATCTTAAATGAAGAAAAGATTTCAGAAGTTAGTGAAAAGCTAGCAAAAGAAATTCAAGTAATCTCAACAACCTATAAACAGAAGCAGATTGAAATCACAGCTGTTGAGAGTGACATTGAAACAAGAGAGAAAGCTCAGAAGCAAGGGGTATCTACTGGGAGATTGCTTCAACTGGAAAATAAACTACCTGTTAAAGAAAAGGTAGAAGCACCAGAAGACAATACAGGTGAAAAACCTGCAGATGATGATGATAAAAAGGAAATTGTAAAAGAAGAAGATAAAGAAGCGGATGAGAAAGAAGCCGAAAAAGCTATATCTGATGCTGAGAAGAAGTTAGAAAAAGAAATCGAAAAAGCTGTGAAAGAGGCAGAAAAAGCGATTGAAAAGGATAAAAAGAAAGATGAAATCCTTGATAAAGTAAAATCCAATATAGAAAATTCAAATATGCCTGATCATATTAAAGAGAGATTAAAAAACAAGCTAGAGGAAAAACGCTCGAAGCAAAAAGGCAAAGATAAGAATGATGATAATGACGATGAAGATGATGATGATCGTGATCGTGATGAAGACGATGATAAGCCTGGCAAAGGCAAAGGTCGGGATAAAGATGAAGACTAA
- a CDS encoding alpha/beta-type small acid-soluble spore protein: MARSNKLLVPGVEQSLNAFKEEIAQEFGVKLGSDTTARANGSVGGEITKRLIAQAQATNLK, translated from the coding sequence ATGGCTAGAAGCAATAAACTACTTGTGCCTGGAGTTGAACAATCACTTAATGCATTTAAAGAAGAGATTGCTCAAGAATTTGGAGTTAAACTTGGTTCAGACACTACAGCTCGTGCAAATGGCTCTGTTGGTGGAGAAATCACTAAACGTCTGATTGCTCAAGCTCAGGCGACAAACCTTAAATAA
- a CDS encoding DUF1836 domain-containing protein, with protein sequence MKTFQCNRLMVSQVFTLLRAGTIDECISIIKEKYDIGQIGQIGLLSILKKLKRRRSNIYGFSLNEIATIGNEIEFAGVTSTAVQNWVKRDVKQLIGSPLNGKKYSIDQAVMILIVEDLKMVLDFDSIRRVLSLVFNNLEDRHDDLIDPVSFYNGYAFIFDKLVKTNNLATFENSNKSWVEKEVVNYIEKHCTLDPHEQEIVKNVMVLAIFAVHASAYKMRAHHYLQTALLMKDEIY encoded by the coding sequence ATGAAAACTTTTCAATGTAATCGTCTGATGGTATCACAGGTTTTTACTCTACTTAGAGCTGGCACAATTGATGAATGTATCTCTATCATAAAAGAGAAATATGACATTGGCCAAATTGGGCAAATTGGGCTTTTATCTATCCTGAAGAAGTTAAAAAGAAGAAGAAGCAACATATATGGTTTTTCTTTAAATGAAATTGCCACGATAGGGAACGAAATCGAATTTGCTGGGGTTACCTCTACTGCAGTTCAAAACTGGGTTAAACGAGACGTAAAGCAATTGATCGGTTCCCCATTGAATGGGAAAAAGTATTCTATTGATCAAGCGGTTATGATTCTTATTGTTGAAGACTTAAAAATGGTCTTAGATTTTGATTCAATTCGCAGAGTACTGTCCCTTGTTTTTAATAATTTAGAAGACCGTCATGATGACTTAATTGACCCTGTTTCATTTTACAATGGATATGCCTTTATCTTTGATAAGCTAGTCAAAACCAATAACCTGGCAACATTCGAGAATTCAAATAAATCATGGGTTGAGAAGGAAGTAGTCAACTATATTGAAAAGCATTGTACCTTGGACCCGCATGAACAGGAAATTGTAAAAAATGTAATGGTGTTAGCTATTTTCGCTGTTCATGCCTCTGCCTATAAAATGCGAGCTCATCATTATTTGCAGACGGCCTTACTAATGAAAGATGAAATTTATTAA